In one Gossypium hirsutum isolate 1008001.06 chromosome D09, Gossypium_hirsutum_v2.1, whole genome shotgun sequence genomic region, the following are encoded:
- the LOC107929807 gene encoding vacuolar protein sorting-associated protein 55 homolog, translating to MFSASILLQILACALYNNWWPMLSALMYVLVPMPCLFFGGGSTQFLTSRDGGGWIDAAKFLTGASAVGSFAIPIILRHAHMISTGAMFIEFTSFIIFVCTVLCFHRASLEDDW from the exons ATGTTTTCAGCTAGTATACTGTTACAAATTCTG GCTTGTGCATTATATAACAACTGGTGGCCGATGCTTTCAG CTCTCATGTATGTCCTGGTGCCAATGCCTTGTTTATTCTTTGGAGGTGGATCAACTCAGTTTCTAACCAGTCGGGATGGTGGGGG ATGGATAGATGCTGCCAAATTTCTTACAGGGGCATCTGCTGTTGGGAGCTTTGCAATTCCCATTATTCTCAGGCATGCTCACATGATTTCAACCGGTGCAATGTTCATCGAATTTACATCATTCATCATATTCGTTTGCACAGTCTTGTGTTTTCACCGTGCTAGCCTTGAAGACGACTGGTGA
- the LOC107929793 gene encoding sorting nexin 1 encodes MEQQRSLSGSSQSPRSPSSQPYLSVSVTDPVKLGNGVQAYISYRVITKTNFPEYQGPEKIVIRRYSDFIWLRDRLFERYKGIFIPPLPEKSAVEKFRFSAEFIEMRRQALDIFVNRIASHNLLQQSEDLRTFLQADEETMERLRSHETGIFKKKPADLMQMFKDVQSKVSDVVLGKEKPVEESNPEYEKLKQYVFELENHLAEAQKHAYRLVKRHRELGQSLSDFGKAAKLLGACEGQVLGKAFSDLGAKSEALSAKLQKEAHQLLMSFEEPLKDYVRAVQSIKATIGERANAFRQQCELAETMKLKEINLDKLMLTRSDRVGEAEHEYKELKAASEEATRRFETIVQLMNEEIVRFQEQKTQDMGISFHEFAKGQARLANSVADAWRSLLPKLEACSSV; translated from the exons ATGGAGCAGCAACGAAGCTTATCGGGGTCGTCGCAGAGCCCCAGATCTCCGTCGTCACAACCGTATCTATCAGTTTCCGTGACGGATCCCGTTAAATTAGGCAATGGCGTCCAAGCTTACATATCCTATCGTGTCATCACCAAG ACCAATTTCCCTGAATACCAAGGCCCGGAGAAGATTGTTATTAGGCGTTACAGTGACTTTATTTGGTTACGCGATCGCCTTTTCGAGAGGTACAAAGGCATATTCATTCCTCCTCTTCCCGAGAAGAGTGCTGTAG AGAAATTTCGGTTTAGTGCTGAATTTATTGAAATGAGACGCCAAGCATTGGATATATTTGTTAATAGGATTGCTTCCCATAATTTGCTTCAACAGAGTGAAGATCTTAGAACTTTTTTGCAGGCAGATGAAGAG ACAATGGAGAGACTGAGATCTCACGAGACTGGTATTTTTAAGAAGAAGCCAGCTGATTTGATGCAAATGTTTAAG GATGTACAGTCTAAGGTGAGTGATGTTGTTCTTGGAAAGGAAAAACCTGTTGAAGAGTCAAATCCTGAATATGAGAAACTTAAACAGTATGTTTTTGAGCTTGAAAATCATTTGGCTGAAGCTCAGAAGCATGCTTATCGTCTTGTAAAGAGACACAGAG AGTTGGGGCAATCACTATCTGATTTTGGTAAGGCAGCCAAGCTTCTTGGTGCTTGTGAAGGACAAGTCCTTGGGAAGGCATTTTCTGATCTTGGGGCCAAATCTGAGGCGCTATCGGCTAAGCTGCAGAAGGAG GCCCATCAACTCTTGATGAGTTTTGAGGAACCCTTGAAGGATTACGTTCGTGCTGTCCAGTCCATAAAG GCCACAATAGGAGAGAGAGCGAATGCTTTCAGGCAACAGTGTGAACTGGCTGAAACAATGAAGTTGAAGGAGATAAATCT TGACAAGCTCATGCTAACACGCTCTGATAGGGTGGGAGAAGCCGAGCATGAATACAAGGAG TTGAAGGCAGCAAGTGAGGAGGCGACAAGAAGATTTGAGACAATCGTCCAACTGATGAATGAAGAGATTGTACGTTTCCAGGAACAGAAAACTCAAGACATGGGGATTTCTTTTCATGAATTTGCAAAGGGACAGGCCCGACTGGCAAATAGTGTTGCAGATGCCTGGCGGAGTCTCCTTCCTAAGCTTGAAGCCTGCTCGTCTGTGTAA